GTCTTAGGAACagtatcatcagcagcagcagcaccatgaGCCATCCTAACATTCTTGCATCTCCATCCCTTACTAGCAGTTCTACCACAACGCTGTTCATAAGGAGACAGCTTCTTATTCCTCTTGGTCCCAACATTGGCAGAACCACCTTGTATATGAGCTGCATATACAGAGAATTCTCAATTAGTTAGACAATTTGCAATCCTAAATTACAGGTTCCCTAATTCCTGTCAATGAATTTTGTTTTCTGCCattctttcaatttttttcctCCTTGCCCCAATTTTGACAGATGAAACTATGAATTTTCTCAATTGATTATCCTAATTCAAATCAAACGAACCCAATCactaaaataaaaaatgtatCTAAGAATTACTCACAGGTATCATCATCTTCACCATCTCcaattgttttcttcttcttcttccgtttCTTACCATACTCTGCAAAATAAATGTAATGTTTTTCACAAAATTTGGAGTTACGAACACTATCATCATTAGCAGAAGCACCGCCATGACTCCTCATCCTAAAATTCTTGCATCTCCATCCCATTCCACTAAATTTACTGCAGCGCTGTTCATCTGGAGGCAGCTTCATCTTCTCCAACTCCAAATCGTTGTAATCTTTGTAATGTTTTTGACAATAACCCAGTTCATTATCAGCACTAGCATTCTT
This is a stretch of genomic DNA from Papaver somniferum cultivar HN1 chromosome 1, ASM357369v1, whole genome shotgun sequence. It encodes these proteins:
- the LOC113273135 gene encoding uncharacterized protein LOC113273135, whose translation is MKAAAASEEEEICGRKINQESCSRKFGKWSCKNASADNELGYCQKHYKDYNDLELEKMKLPPDEQRCSKFSGMGWRCKNFRMRSHGGASANDDSVRNSKFCEKHYIYFAEYGKKRKKKKKTIGDGEDDDTSHIQGGSANVGTKRNKKLSPYEQRCGRTASKGWRCKNVRMAHGAAAADDTVPKTIYCEKHYNYHANLKKKRSEDAGSGPDEQRCSKMNGMGWRCKNSRMGHGASVDDDTVL